One genomic window of Mucilaginibacter sp. SJ includes the following:
- a CDS encoding alpha/beta hydrolase family protein: MWKQIFTIIIILLSGHLTIAQNLGERTFNFKDGSRNNRPVVTEIWYPTADTLKPADKHFSPFLRQPTVRNGKFPANKLPLILLSHGTGGGRLTLEWLAQALAISGCIVAAVDHYGNTYDHKIPLEFVKPWERPLDISFALTSLLNNPEVGPLIDQQKIGATGFSFGGYTMIALAGAKLDFEQARSYYKTTGRKELEIPEFPGLVKLLDDSSMIADSKHVPPLKDQRIKAFFSISPALGFGFTRKEQVGDIKGALYIVGSQSDSIAPVKTNARHYHQLIGKSKYTELPGKVGHYVMLGEAIDAVKKEAPMYFTDDASVNRHAIHLQVDSLAVGFFKTALKY, encoded by the coding sequence ATGTGGAAACAAATCTTCACCATTATTATAATCTTGCTATCAGGCCATCTTACGATTGCCCAAAACTTAGGTGAGCGTACCTTCAATTTTAAAGACGGAAGCCGCAATAACCGCCCGGTGGTTACCGAAATCTGGTATCCAACTGCTGATACGTTAAAACCCGCAGATAAACATTTTTCGCCCTTTTTACGACAGCCAACAGTTCGTAATGGTAAGTTTCCGGCAAATAAACTGCCGCTTATCCTACTTTCCCATGGTACAGGCGGTGGCCGGTTAACTTTGGAGTGGCTGGCCCAGGCTCTTGCAATCAGCGGTTGCATAGTTGCTGCTGTCGATCATTACGGCAATACATATGATCATAAAATTCCCCTTGAATTTGTTAAGCCATGGGAACGTCCGCTGGATATCAGCTTCGCCCTTACATCCTTACTGAATAACCCCGAAGTTGGCCCGCTTATCGATCAGCAAAAAATAGGGGCAACCGGTTTTTCATTTGGAGGCTACACCATGATTGCCCTTGCCGGTGCAAAGCTCGATTTTGAGCAGGCCCGCAGTTATTATAAAACCACAGGCCGCAAAGAGCTGGAGATCCCTGAATTTCCGGGATTGGTAAAACTACTGGACGATAGCTCCATGATTGCCGACTCCAAACATGTGCCCCCGCTAAAAGATCAAAGAATCAAAGCATTCTTTTCCATATCGCCCGCATTAGGCTTTGGCTTTACCCGTAAAGAGCAGGTAGGTGATATTAAAGGCGCCTTGTATATTGTAGGCTCACAAAGCGATAGCATAGCCCCGGTTAAAACCAATGCCAGGCATTATCATCAGCTAATCGGTAAATCAAAATATACCGAGCTGCCCGGTAAGGTAGGCCATTACGTAATGCTTGGCGAGGCCATTGACGCTGTAAAAAAGGAAGCCCCGATGTACTTTACCGATGATGCTTCGGTTAACAGGCATGCCATTCACTTACAGGTGGACAGCTTGGCTGTCGGTTTTTTCAAGACAGCGTTAAAGTATTAG